Part of the Williamwhitmania sp. genome, TTGGCGTTAATTCCGGCATCGCCAAGAATGGCAAACTTGCGGTGCTCAAGCGCGAGGTAGAATAGTACCCCGTTGCGCAGCTCCGTTTTGTGCATTTTTAGTTTGGCAAAAACCGTTGCAGCCCTGTCCAGCACCTCACCCTTGCACCTATTTTCGATGTGCACCCGTACTTCTCCAGACGAATCCTTTTCAGCGTGCTTAATGGCTTCCACTATCCGTTGCTGATCTTCCTGCGAAAAGAAGTTCTTTGCTTTCATGGCTTAGAATTGAACCTTAGGTGGTTGGGCAGCTGTCTTGTCGGCTTCAAAGTATGCTTTCTCCTCAAATCCAAACGATCTGGCAAAAAACAGATTCGGGAAGCGTTTTATGTAAGTGTTGTAGATTCGAGCAGCATCATTAAAATTACGACGCTCTACTGCAATTCTGTTTTCGGTACCTTCGAGTTGCGATTGTAAATCAAGAAAACTTTGGTTTGCCTTTAGGTCGGGATACCGCTCTACGGTAACCATTAGGCGTGAAAGTGCACCGCTAAGTTCTCCCTGCGCTTGCTGGAATTGCTGCATCGATTGTGCATTCAATTTGGAGGGGTCAATGGTAACTTGCGTAGCCTTTGCCCTAGCCTCAATTACTGCAGTAAGCGTGCTCTTCTCAAAATCGGCATATCCCTTTACCGTGTTTACAAGATTTGGTATTAGGTCCATTCTTCGCTGATATTGATTTTCCACATCAGACCATGCCTTGCTTACAGACTCGTTGTAGGTAACCATTTGGTTGTAACCATTCTTAACCCACATAAAGAGTATGATTACCAATAATCCAATTGCGGCCAGAATAATCCAAGATTTTTTCATGTCAACGTTATTTTCGTTTATATCATTTTTACTTTACCTCGCAATGTGCTTACCACAACGCTCTGGTAAATGCAACGCTCCGGTTTTGTAGTGGAGGTTGTTATGGAGCTAAGGTATCAAAAAGTATGCAATTATTTTTGCACCCGTTCTTAATGCCGTAGTGGCTGAAATTTTGGCCATTTGTTTTAACTTTGCTCCTCCAAGAGCATAAATTTAAATCGATTTCGACATGACCAGAGATGAATTTCAGCACCTGATTCTTCAAGGGATTCCGGACACGCTACCTTCGCCTAAACCTTACGATCCTTCCATAAATCATGCACCTAAGCGCAAGCATATCCTTTCGAGAGAGGAGCAGAAGTTGGCGCTAAAAAACGCCTTGAGGTACTTTCCAACAAAGCACCATGCCGTTTTGGCACCGGAGTTTGCCAAGGAGCTGGAGGATTATGGACGAATCTACATGTATCGGCTTCGTCCAGATTACAAAATCTACGCTCGACCAATTTCCGATTACCCACATAAGTCCATTCAGGCTGCCTCCATTATGCTCATGCTGAGCAATAACCTTGACTATGCCGTGGCGCAGCATCCTCACGAGTTGATTACCTATGGTGGAAACGGTGCGGCATTTCAAAATTGGGCGCAGTATCTGCTTACCATGCAGTATTTGGCCGAGATGACCGACGAGCAAACCTTGGTTTTATACTCTGGTCATCCCATGGGGCTTTTCCCCTCGCATAAAGATGCTCCACGAGTGGTCGTAACTAACGGTATGGTTATTCCAAACTATTCATCGAAGGACCATTGGGAGAAGTTTAACGCACTTGGCGTTTCGCAGTATGGGCAAATGACCGCAGGATCATTTATGTATATTGGTCCGCAGGGAATTGTGCATGGAACAACCATTACAGTGCTTAACGCAGCCCGCAAGCGAATGAAGGCGGGAGAAACTGGTATTGGTGGCAAGCTGTTTGTCTCCTCCGGATTGGGAGGAATGTCGGGCGCTCAACCGAAGGCCTCGGTTATTGCTGGCGTTGTAGGAGTGGTGGCAGAGGTTAATCCAAAGGCTGTTCATACCCGTTTTTCGCAGGGCTGGGTGGATGAGGTGTTTACCAATCTCGACGAACTGGTGCCAAGAATAAAAAAAGCGGTTGCAGGCAAGGAGACCGTTTCCATCGCCTATCAGGGAAATATTGTTGACCTGTGGGAGAGGCTTGCTGCCGATAAGGTTAAGGTGGATCTTGGGTCGGATCAGACTTCGTTGCACAACCCTTGGTCGGGTGGGTACTACCCCATTGACCAGAGTTTTGAGGAGTCGAACCGAATGATGGCCGAGGAGCCGGAAACCTTTAAGCAAAAGGTTGAAGAGACGCTGCGCCGTCATGTTGTTGCCATCAATAAGTTGGTTGACAACGGCATGTATTTCTTCGATTATGGAAACGCCTTCCTGCTGGAGGCAAGCAGGGCAGGTGCCGATATTTTAAATAGCAAAGGCGATTTCAGGTATCCTTCCTACGTTCAAGATATTATGGGCCCCATGTTTTTCGACTATGGATTTGGTCCGTTCCGTTGGGTTTGCACCTCAGGTGATCCCAAGGACCTTGAGGTTACCGATCGACTTGCTGCCACGGTTTTAGAGGAAATCTACCAGAGCGCACCGTCTGAAATCAAAACGCAGCTGGCAGATAATATTCATTGGATTAAGGAGGCTGGCAAGAATAAGATGGTTGTTGGATCGCAAGCAAGGATTCTATATGCCGATGCTGAAGGAAGAATTAAGATAGCCGAAGCATTTAACAAGGCTATTTCCAAGGGTGATATTTCAGCACCCGTTGTGCTTGGTCGCGACCACCATGATGTTTCTGGTACCGATTCTCCCTACAGGGAGACTTCAAACATTTATGATGGCTCCAGCTTTACTGCCGATATGGCAGTGCAGAATGTTATTGGCGATTCATTCCGTGGCGCAACTTGGGTTTCTATCCACAATGGTGGTGGCGTTGGATGGGGCGAGGTAATTAACGGTGGGTTTGGGATGACGCTTGATGGCTCTGCCGATTGCGATAGGCGCCTAAAACTTATGCTGCTGTGGGATGTAAATAACGGAATCGCTCGAAGGAGCTGGGCTCGTAACGAAGGTGCTGTATTTGCCATTAAGCGCGAAATGGAACGAACGCCTCAGCTTAAGGTTACTTTACCCAACCTCACCGATGACGATTTAATTGACAAACTCTTTTAATGCTCATATTGTAGGCCCCGTCAGAATAATATGACGGGGCTTTTCCTATATTTACTCCATGAGAAATTTTGTGCTTGCGGGGGTTACGTGCCTCCTTTTCATTGGGACTTCGTGCGTTAAGGACAATGTTTCAGACAATGGAACCATTTATGGACTTTGGAATGCTAAAGATATTCTCAGTTCCTACCGTTCTCCAACCACTTACATTGTTTCCGTTGACCGGGATGATATAGATACTTCGGTTATTAATGTTTCGAACCTTTACGGCATTAATGGAAATGGTGGTGGATATGATGGATTTGTGTCGTGCAGTAGAAGTGGAAATACTTTAACAATTTTCAACTGTTCCCTTACAGGATACCACTTTACCGGCACAGGAACATATGATGAGGCTGGTAGAAAGATAACATGGAACTATACTGTTTCCACTCCCGAAGTTCAGAACGATCAGGTTTACACTGAATTTACGAGAAACTAATCTTCGAAGAAGAGGTTGTAGATGCGCTCAAGTGGTTGACGAACTTCTCCAAGAGAGAATCGTCCAGCCTTTCTTATTTGTTCTTTGCCATCGAAGAAAACCACCAGCGTTGGTGCAGAGAAAATTCCCATAGGTCCCGAAAGTTCGGGATGATCTGGTAACGAGATGTGAAAGGCTTCTATCTTAGGAAAATCTGCAGCCATCTCCTTGACCTTTGGTAGAAGCGCGTGGCACGAAACGCAGTCGTTGGTTGTGAAATAGACCAAGCAAGCCTCCTTGCTGGTGAAGAATTCGGGTGTTATCTTTTCGCTTACCGTTATCATGGTATTTAAAATGATTTGTTGTGAAGCATTACTAAGGTGCATCCAATTACAACTTCTATGCCAGCCTCTCGCGCAAGCTTAAAGAGTTCCCCATTTTCAGTACCTGGGTTAAAAATTATTCTATTTGGCTTAAGTGATAAAATGTAGTGGTAGTATTCTTTCTGCCTCTCAGGATTAAGGTAAAGCGTGACAGTGTGGATATTGCTCAGTTCGGGCAGTCCCTTTTTTATTTCAACGCCAAACGCCTCCCCTTCCTTTGCCCCAATGGCTGCGAATTCAAATTGGTGCTCATGGAGCGACTTCATGGCGAGGTATGAAAATCGTTCCTTACGCATACTAGCGCCGAGCACTAAGGTTCTCCCCATAAGTTATTATTGTGCGTTGTAGATTATAACAACGGCATACGCCTCAATCCCCTCCTCTCTTCCAACAAACCCCAATTTTTCTGTAGTAGTGGCTTTTATCGAAATATCCTCCTCGTCCACAGCTATAATGTTGGCCAATGTTTTAACCATTTTTGGGATGAAGTCTTTTATTTTCGGCTGTTGAAGTGCAATCACGCAGTCGATGTTGCCGACGGTGTAGCCTTTTGCTCTTACCAAAGCCATAACCTTCGTCAATAAAATTTTGCTATCGATACCTTTGAATGTTGAATCAGTATCCGGAAAGTGAATTCCAATATCGCGTAATCCGGCAGCACCAAGAAGTGCATCGCAAATGGCATGGATTAAAACATCACCATCGGAGTGGGCTTCGCAACCTTGATGGTGAGGTAATAAAATGCCACCCAGCCAGAGCGGAAGGCCGGGGGCGAGGCGATGTACATCGTATCCATTACCAATTCTAACGTTCATACCCTATCTTCTGGATTTAACGCTGTTCGACTCCAGTTCGAAAATTAATGAAAACCTTACGGTGTTGGAAAGTGGATTGTTTCGTCCACTCGATGGAACAAGGTAAGCAAAATCGAGCGTGAGAATATTATACTTTAAACCTGCTCCAAAAGTGTAGTACTTTCTATTCCCCTTCATTGCGCTTTCGTGGAAATAACCGCCTCTTACAAAGAACTGATTGGAGTATGCATATTCCAAGCCAATGGAGTAAGTAATCTCTTTAATCTCTTCCGACATACCACCAGGTGCATCATAAAAGGATTGAAAAATCCCCTTGGTTATAGAAACATCGTTATTCATTCCCTGAACTATTGCACCTGTTGAGTCAACAATAGGAGGAGTTGGTACAAGCAACTTATTTAGGTCTAAGGTTCCTGAAATCTTGTTGTAATCGTCCATGTTAAGGGTAAGCCGGCCACCAACGCGTAAATTCATTGGAAGAAAATCTTTCTTTTGATCTTGGTTGTAGGATAACTTTGAGCCAATGTTGGAAATGTTGATACCAAAGGCCATTTGCCCTGTTTTGTCTGCTAGGTGTACGCCATTTTGGTAGTATACTGAAATGTCAGATGCAAATGCTTGACCGGCACTTGATTGGGTGGTGTTCGAGTATCCACCGGTAAGGTCGGAACGAATGAAACGAAATGCGATGGCTCCAGAAATTGTTTTTCCAAAGAGACGAGAGTATCCAACGTCGAATGAAAATTCATTGGGGCTGAAGTTTTTTACCGTATTACCCACTCCGTCGGTGAAGGTGATGTCGCCAAAGGAGAAGTACCGGAGCGATGCCGAAACGGTTTGGTCTTGTGCAAATCTATAGTAACCAGCGAGGTATGAAAGGTTAATATCGTTAATTAGATTGCGCAACCAAGGTGTGTATGTAAAGCCAATAGCCATGTCACTTTTGGCAAAGGCATATTTTGCAGGATTCCAGTATTGTGAGTTCACATCGGGTGAGGTGGCAACACCTGCATCTCCCATGGAACCTCCGCGGCTGTCGGGAGCTATGGTAAGAAATGGAACTGCAGTTTGTATGGAGTTGGTCGATCCTCCGCCAAGCTGATCCTTTGAGATTGTGCTGCTAGTTTGCGCAAAAAGACTAGTCGAAATTACAACGAAAGCCAGTATTAGCAAGTGTTTCCTGAACATCTTCATAGGTCTGAATTAAGGGTCAAATATAAGGATTTAGATTTAGGGTTCTATTTAAGAATTACAAGCTTCTCGAATTTTTCGGTAGTCTCCCCGGAGGCCGTTCTAACGCGGACCCTGTAAACGTAGGTACCTCTCCCTATATTGTCTCCAAAATCATCTTTTCCATTCCACATGATTGGGCCAACCCGGAGTGAACCAGCCTGAATGTTCAGCTCTTCAATGGTCTTTACCAGTTTACCCGATATGGTAAAAATTTGTATGAGCACGTCAATATTGTCGTTAGGCCGGTTATGCTCAAAGTAGAATGCGGTAGATACTGTAAATGGATTAGGATAATTAAGCACGTGATCGAGGGTGAATTTCTCATCGTTTACAACTTTAAAGGCCAAGGTCTTAATGGACGAGTTGTTGTAGGTGTCCCAGACTTTAAAATTTAAGGTGTAGTCCCCAGGAGCAAGTTTCTCCATTGGATACTCAATTCGACCACTTTGGTAGCTGTCGGTGTTAGCCGTATAGTAATCGTTGAGCGTAATCTTTTCTGCAGTTGGCCCAGTGATATCGGCAATAATGTCGTGGCCGATACCATTGCCAGTGGTGTTAATGCCACTGCTATCCGAAAGAACCGCAATAAGTTTGGGTTTAGAGTTAGTGATACCTCCATCCACAAAATTTTCGTCATTGAGGTATAGATTTACCGTTGGTCCTGTATTGTCAGTCAGAGGATTAGACGAAATGCCACCTACCAATACCTGATCGTAGTATCCCGACCCAATTTGTCCATTAGCCTTTGCCTGAAAATAAAATTTACCCTTTCCTATTTGATATACAATATCTTTGGGAACAATGAATTCCAATTTGAATGTGTTGTTTTTAAGGCTTGCTTTACCTTGGAAGAGCATGCTGTTTCGAGTCGTATATACAAAAGGTGTCCCATTATCGTTGGCAAGGGTTGTAACTTGTTTCTCTTTATCGAAGAGGGTTATGGTTACTGCACTAGCACTGGTGTCCAGCAATGTTCTGGAACTGGGGGCGTTGGTTGAGCCTTCAATTATAACTTTGGATAGAGCCTTAACGGTGTCCTGAAGCGTGAGAGCAATGGCTTTCCCGTTGAGTTTTTCTGGGGTCACAGAAAATTTAGGGTAGGAGAGCATTAGGGCTGGGTCGCCAAGGAGTGAAAAATTTAGCTTATTGGTTCCAGTGCCTGTTAAATTTTTTGTAATTTTTACTAGGTCTCCAAGTCTATCGTATTCCCCTTGACTATTTTTCTCAAATACAGCATGGAAAAAATTGTTATTAAGATCGGTGTTGGAGTTTTCGTATACTAACCTGGTTGTGGAGAGAAGAGCAACTCCACCACCATCGGGGTTTTCCAAAATATACTCACCTGCAGAGGTTCTATGGTAGTCGTCGTAGCGGCTAAATTCACAGGTAGCTGTAATAAAAAGTGGCAGCTTAGTGCTGTTTGTCCATGACATGATGTCGGAAATGGATACAACTCTCTCCTGTGCGAGATATTGCTCGTTTCCATGTCCAGTATAGTTCATGATAAATACTCCCTTGTTTACCCTACGGTTGATGGCTGTTGTAACATCGGGATATCTAGCGCCTGAGGGAGAGTTCACCTGCTGATAAGCATCGAGATATATCTTTTCAACCATATAGTCGGGGTAGGTTGATTCCACAAAGTTTGCGATGGTATCAGCATCTTTCATAAATATATTGTTCTCCTCGTCATCGGCAATAAAGGTTATCTGGTTTTGCCAATCGCCGGGAACTGTTGCTGAAGTATATGTGTAAACCTTGTCGACCATTGTTTCGGCCTCTGTACTGTTGCCAGCAGGGAAACGGCCAATACCAATGTCTAGCAACCCAGTTGATGGCACTTCTCCATTGTCGAGCAATCCATAATAGTCATCGCTTACGTAGGAACTCAATGGATCCAATGAGTTATCGGACTGGTAGGTTAAAATATTGGGACCATCGGGAGGTAGATTCCTATTTTTAAAGGTGCCATCCCCAAAAAGAAGCAGATACCTGAGTTCAGTTGCAGCGGTTGATGGCAATTCTTTGAGGTATTTCATGTAATTTCTGATGGCCGCAACATCCGACTTTCCACCTGAAAATTCATTGTAAATCTGTTGTGGCTCAACTATTAAAACGCTCAATCCATCTCTTGTTCTATGAAGATCGGCAAGTTTCTCGGCCTCAGAAAGGAATTGTGGTGATGAGATGATAATAAGGTTTGCAGAGCCGGTTCCTATAAGGTTTTGATTTTCAACTTTTCCTACTAACGTTGGCTTTTCAAGGTTAGCAACGTTGAATGCAACAAAATCGTTGAGCACAGCGGTACTACTAATTCCGTGGAGTTGGCCTCCGGTAAAGGAAGTCGATACTTGTTCAATGTCGTTGGGGGAGTTAATTTTCCACATGAGGGTGGATGATTCTGCTCCACTTATGGAAAAATCGGTGATGTTTGAACTACCAACAACATTTGGATCTCGAAAAAGCAGAAAAGGGGAGGTTAGATTCAACTTTCTTCGTGCATTCACTTCGAGAAAATCTAGCCATCCTGACGAAGAGGGTGTTGGGCGAGAGTAGGAAACCGTAATGGTTAAAGGAGAGGTGGTGGCATTGAAACTTCCCGTATTATCGATAATGTTGGCCACTGTTGCCGTTTCGCTGGCGTCATTCACCGCATTATGATAGTTTACAATAAATGTATTGCCATTGGCTATGGCTTTAAAGTTGCTTGCGGAGGCCGAGCGTGCAGCCGTTCGTAACCTTACCCTTACAGGTGAGTTTATATCAATATCTGGGAAACTGAAAGAAAAGTCTCTGCTGCTATATATGTCAAAACCTTCTCCAAACCATGTTCGTCCTGAATTTATTAGGTTGGTGTCCTCAATTTCGTGGTAGGCGTAGTCTGCAAATGATGTTGTTGAAATGTTTGCCACTCCAGGATTTGTGGCGTTGATTACTTGTGATGCAGTTCCTTTTGAGTCGGTGAGGTAGTAATAAGTATAGTCGGAATAGTCGTGCAGTTGGTGTGAAAATAGTTGTGTGGTTGAGTTGTAGGTCCAAGTCACCGGTCCCTCCACATAGAAAATAAAATAGTCGCCACTATTAAAAACGTTATCGGTTCCATTGGCAAAGTATACTGGTATTTGCTTCAAGTCAACAGGATAGTTGGCAGTAGGTGCTTTTGTTAGCATTTCTGCCTGGGAACCCCACAGGCTAACTTGGGATGGGTTCGAAAACCCCATTGCTTGCAAATCATCGTATGAAAGCCGAAAAACGCCGGTGGTCGGCACCTTTATCATTTGCCAATTTCCATTGGCAAGCACCGACTGGCTCGAACGTGAGGTCAGCCTCTGGCTACTTGCACTGGCAACCGGAGTAATACTTACCGAAATATTGCACGATAAAAGTTTCTCAATGCTACCACCTTTTCTTCTCAATGGCACAATGCTGACGCAAAGTTTGCTCTTCCCATTTTCTATTGCGATATAGCCTGTTGCTTCAAAGTCGGAAGATAGTTTTTGAGAAGCACCGACGTATTCAGCATAGTTATTTCCAGAAGCAACGGAAGTATTCTTTATTGTAACAACAACTTTTCCAGATAATTTTCCAAAAGGAGATGGCGATAAATAAAACAAGTGGGGAATAGAGTCGTTATATGGGAAATACATACCTTCGAATCGCGGAATCTTTGAGGATGCATTCGAAATAGTTTTGGTGTTTTGAGAATTTTGAACAATTTCGTCGAACCATCTAACTTGAATAGGAATTTCCGTATAAGTTGATTGGGCAAAGCTTGGTTTAACGATCGAGAAAAACAATATAATTGCTGTAATTAGGTACCTCATGGGAATAATTTTATGCAAATAAACAAAATCTTGGTATTTTAGCATACAACTTTACCTCATGAACAAACGCTTACTTTCCTATATTTATTATTGATGAGAGGCATAATGCATTCTATTTGGATATTGTTGATCGTTAGTTTTCTGATGCTTAGCAATGTGAGCATGGGGCAGGACTTCACGTTCGACCAGTTCTATGCAAATAGGATGCGCTTCAACCCTGCCTACGCAGGTTCGGAGTATTATAACCACGTTAGTGCAGTAACGCAGTATCAATATCCAGGATTAGGAAATCCTTATATTACCTATGGCGTGTCCTTCGACACCTATAGAGAGAGCATTCGAAGTGGGTTTGGATTGATGATTACCCGCGACGATCAAGGTGGCGGCTACCTTAGCCGTAACTATGCTGAATTTGCTTATTCGTATCAATTTAAAGTGTCGCATGCAGTGGTTATTCGACCTGCATTACAACTGGGTGTTGGGTATTATCAGGTTGATCCCCGCGGCTTGCACTTCCCTGATATGTATGACAATATGGGAGGTATTGCAAACTCCAATGATTATGTGGCTCAAACCAGCATGCTTTATGATTTTGCCGCTGGAGCGATAATGTCCTATCATCGTTTTTTTGCCGGAGTTGCCGTTCATCACATGCTAGAGCCTGTTGAATTCAATACAGCCGTCGGTGGATTTGTCCTCCCTCGAAGAATCACCATTCATGCCGGTAGTGAAATTCCGATTGAGAGCGGGAGCCGATTTCGATACCGAAAAAAGTATGGGCATACGCGCATTGGTCGCGTTTCGGCTTATCCTACTGCAGTTATCGAAATACAGGATGGTCAAACACGCGCCCAGCTGGGAGGACTTTTAGCCATGGAGTCTGCTTATGTGGGCGGTTACATTCGAAAAACATTTCCCAACGGTGATTTTCGCACCACCTTTATTTTTGGAATCTATTCAGACAGCTATAACTTTGGCTACAGCTTCGATCTGGGCTCTCTAAATGGGAAAATATTTGGCTTTAACTCTAGCATTCACGAGGTAACCTTAACCTTGAAAATGGAGTATAAAAAGCAGAAAAGAAAATTTTGGTGGCAGCGTAAAGCAATATTTGGACCAGAATTTTAGTTATTGTTGAAAAATAATTGCTAATATATTCCTTGCTACTTGTTATTATTTTTTAAATTTGAGCGGTGTTGTAAGATTAACCTCCAAGCATCTAAAATTGTTACCTATGAAATTCAGGTTTAGTTTTCTACCTCTTTTTGCCGGTTCTATGTTAATGGTTTCTGGCTGTGGAATCCTCGGTGGTGGGGGCAGTAGCGAAACATCTCCTACTACTGGTTGGCGATACAATAGCTACGATAATGGTGGATTTGAAGTTAAAACTAACTACCAACAAGAGGCGGGTCCTGGCCTTGTATTTATTGAGGGAGGTACCTTTACCATGGGAAGGGTAGAGCAAGACGTAATGTACGATTGGAATAATATGCCACGTCGGGTTACCGTTGCCTCTTTCTATATGGACCAGACTGAAGTTAGGAATGTGGACTACAGGGAATATCTCCATTGGATTCGTCGTGTGCTGGTTTCCTATCCTCAGGTATATCGCAATGCTTTGCCCGATACGCTTTGCTGGAGAACCAAAATGGGATTCAATGACCCATATGTTGAAACCTATTTCCGTCACCCTGCATATAATGAATACCCTGTAGTTGGTGTTAACTGGTTGCAAGCCGAAGATTATTGCAAATGGCGTACTGACCGTGTGAATGAGCAGCTCCTTGTGGACGCTGGAATTCTTGAATTTTCGCTTGATCAGAAGGATGCCGACAACTTTAATACAGAGGCTTACCTTGCTGGCTTATACGTTGGTACAGTTAAAAGAAACTTACCTAGTCTTGACCCCAACGCTAAGGAGGGTCGTCCTGTAACTTTTGAGGATGGAATTCTTCTTCCACGGTATCGCCTTCCAACCGAGGCAGAGTGGGAATATGCTGCTCTTGGTTTGATTGGTAACACATATGAAGAACGCCTTACCGATAGAAAGTTATATCCTTGGAATGGTCATAACGTTAGGAACTCGGACGTGAAGTATCGTGGTCAGATGATGGCTAACTTTCGCAGAGGTCGTGGTGACTATATGGGAACCGCCGGTTCTTTGAACGATAATGCCTCCATTCCTGCTCCTGTTAAATCATACTGGCCCAACGATTTTGGTCTTTACAACATGGCCGGTAACGTAAATGAGTGGGTACTAGATGTATACCGTCCACTATCGTTTCAGGATGTTGATGAATTCCGTCCTTTTAGAGGTAACGTTTTTAAGGAGGTTAAGCGTGATGAGGAGGGCCGAATTGTGGAAAAGGATAGCATTGGACGCTTGATTTACCAAAATGTTAAACCTGAAGAAGTTGCTGGTAGAACCAACTATAACAAGGCAGATTACCGTAATTACCTTGATGGAGATTTGGCTTCTAGCATCGACTATGAAAGTATAAACGATATGACTCAGCCAGAAGATTCTGGGTCTTCAAGAATGTACTATCAAGGTGTTTCTAGGTCAAAAAATAAACCTAACGATGGTATGGCTTCTCTGATTAATGACCATGTTAGAGTTTATAAAGGTGGTTCATGGAAAGACAGAGCTTACTGGTTAATTCCCGGTACTCGTCGTTATCTGAATGAGAAATCTTCTACTGACGACCTCGGTTTCCGTTGTGCAATGGAGAGCGTAGGTAGCCCGTCAGGTAAAGGAGGTAAAAATAAAAAATAGAATCTGAATAGGTTGAAAGATAAAATAGACCCCATTTGTAATGGGGTCTTTTACTTTGGGAACATGGAGAATATTGAAAAAATATACAGTTTCTTAGTAAATGGAGGTAAAGCTGTTATCGATAGCCGATTGGTTGAGGAGGGTGATGTTTTTTTTGCTCTGAAAGGTGAAACCGTAGATGGAAATCTCTTTGCCAAGGAGGCACTTGCAAAGGGAGCTGCCATTGCAGTTATTGACAATCCTTCACAAGCAGCAGAAGGTGCAATATTAGTTCCCGATTCACTCAAATGCCTTCAGCGGGTTGCGCATTATCATCGCAAGCAACTAGGTATACCAGTATTAGCAATTACTGGGAGCAATGGGAAAACAACAACCAAAGAGTTGCTTAGCGCTGTGCTGAGCAAGAAATTCTTTGTTACTTTTACCAAGGGAAATTTAAACAACCATATAGGTGTACCGCTCACCATTCTTTCATTTGACCGCAATAGTGAGTTTGGCGTTGTGGAGATGGGGGCCAACCATAAACGTGAGATCGGTGAACTAGCTGAGATTGCCGAG contains:
- the porU gene encoding type IX secretion system sortase PorU, whose protein sequence is MRYLITAIILFFSIVKPSFAQSTYTEIPIQVRWFDEIVQNSQNTKTISNASSKIPRFEGMYFPYNDSIPHLFYLSPSPFGKLSGKVVVTIKNTSVASGNNYAEYVGASQKLSSDFEATGYIAIENGKSKLCVSIVPLRRKGGSIEKLLSCNISVSITPVASASSQRLTSRSSQSVLANGNWQMIKVPTTGVFRLSYDDLQAMGFSNPSQVSLWGSQAEMLTKAPTANYPVDLKQIPVYFANGTDNVFNSGDYFIFYVEGPVTWTYNSTTQLFSHQLHDYSDYTYYYLTDSKGTASQVINATNPGVANISTTSFADYAYHEIEDTNLINSGRTWFGEGFDIYSSRDFSFSFPDIDINSPVRVRLRTAARSASASNFKAIANGNTFIVNYHNAVNDASETATVANIIDNTGSFNATTSPLTITVSYSRPTPSSSGWLDFLEVNARRKLNLTSPFLLFRDPNVVGSSNITDFSISGAESSTLMWKINSPNDIEQVSTSFTGGQLHGISSTAVLNDFVAFNVANLEKPTLVGKVENQNLIGTGSANLIIISSPQFLSEAEKLADLHRTRDGLSVLIVEPQQIYNEFSGGKSDVAAIRNYMKYLKELPSTAATELRYLLLFGDGTFKNRNLPPDGPNILTYQSDNSLDPLSSYVSDDYYGLLDNGEVPSTGLLDIGIGRFPAGNSTEAETMVDKVYTYTSATVPGDWQNQITFIADDEENNIFMKDADTIANFVESTYPDYMVEKIYLDAYQQVNSPSGARYPDVTTAINRRVNKGVFIMNYTGHGNEQYLAQERVVSISDIMSWTNSTKLPLFITATCEFSRYDDYHRTSAGEYILENPDGGGVALLSTTRLVYENSNTDLNNNFFHAVFEKNSQGEYDRLGDLVKITKNLTGTGTNKLNFSLLGDPALMLSYPKFSVTPEKLNGKAIALTLQDTVKALSKVIIEGSTNAPSSRTLLDTSASAVTITLFDKEKQVTTLANDNGTPFVYTTRNSMLFQGKASLKNNTFKLEFIVPKDIVYQIGKGKFYFQAKANGQIGSGYYDQVLVGGISSNPLTDNTGPTVNLYLNDENFVDGGITNSKPKLIAVLSDSSGINTTGNGIGHDIIADITGPTAEKITLNDYYTANTDSYQSGRIEYPMEKLAPGDYTLNFKVWDTYNNSSIKTLAFKVVNDEKFTLDHVLNYPNPFTVSTAFYFEHNRPNDNIDVLIQIFTISGKLVKTIEELNIQAGSLRVGPIMWNGKDDFGDNIGRGTYVYRVRVRTASGETTEKFEKLVILK
- a CDS encoding PorP/SprF family type IX secretion system membrane protein, with translation MRGIMHSIWILLIVSFLMLSNVSMGQDFTFDQFYANRMRFNPAYAGSEYYNHVSAVTQYQYPGLGNPYITYGVSFDTYRESIRSGFGLMITRDDQGGGYLSRNYAEFAYSYQFKVSHAVVIRPALQLGVGYYQVDPRGLHFPDMYDNMGGIANSNDYVAQTSMLYDFAAGAIMSYHRFFAGVAVHHMLEPVEFNTAVGGFVLPRRITIHAGSEIPIESGSRFRYRKKYGHTRIGRVSAYPTAVIEIQDGQTRAQLGGLLAMESAYVGGYIRKTFPNGDFRTTFIFGIYSDSYNFGYSFDLGSLNGKIFGFNSSIHEVTLTLKMEYKKQKRKFWWQRKAIFGPEF
- the gldJ gene encoding gliding motility lipoprotein GldJ; this translates as MKFRFSFLPLFAGSMLMVSGCGILGGGGSSETSPTTGWRYNSYDNGGFEVKTNYQQEAGPGLVFIEGGTFTMGRVEQDVMYDWNNMPRRVTVASFYMDQTEVRNVDYREYLHWIRRVLVSYPQVYRNALPDTLCWRTKMGFNDPYVETYFRHPAYNEYPVVGVNWLQAEDYCKWRTDRVNEQLLVDAGILEFSLDQKDADNFNTEAYLAGLYVGTVKRNLPSLDPNAKEGRPVTFEDGILLPRYRLPTEAEWEYAALGLIGNTYEERLTDRKLYPWNGHNVRNSDVKYRGQMMANFRRGRGDYMGTAGSLNDNASIPAPVKSYWPNDFGLYNMAGNVNEWVLDVYRPLSFQDVDEFRPFRGNVFKEVKRDEEGRIVEKDSIGRLIYQNVKPEEVAGRTNYNKADYRNYLDGDLASSIDYESINDMTQPEDSGSSRMYYQGVSRSKNKPNDGMASLINDHVRVYKGGSWKDRAYWLIPGTRRYLNEKSSTDDLGFRCAMESVGSPSGKGGKNKK